A window of the Lepisosteus oculatus isolate fLepOcu1 chromosome 14, fLepOcu1.hap2, whole genome shotgun sequence genome harbors these coding sequences:
- the LOC138242981 gene encoding zona pellucida sperm-binding protein 3-like has translation MRSFLFVLCLCAGAGLPALISAGPAGWDSRELALQADLPAPEDAAQSEDLNLADAPSEDLSASENDSQSLVPDFRRLPVSRDAYSPYFDKEKMKPEAGSRPLPAYIKSVLFPPQRGRQPARPAIGGTRGVAVWCDSSRMYVRVSRLLFGFSCRPSEVTLGNCSVSRTTRLYFYFIYGLHECGTERSVVQGRLVYSNTLRYAPPSSSAPVHRFIPFSVPVKCSYNRFHYSYKVGYVPTWARRRTFFKDLKNKHSFVLLTTNSHWVRLSPKDEYFLGQPMYFQATAYFATAE, from the exons ATGCGCTCGTTTCTCtttgtgctgtgcctgtgcgcaggggccgggctccccgcactgatctccgccgggccggctggctgggactctcgggaattggcgctccaggccgacctcccggctcctgaagacgcagcccagtcggaggatttgaacctggcagatgcgccctccgaagacctgtctgcaagcgagaacgactcgcagtccttggttcccgactttcgccgccttcccgtgtccagagacgcgtactcgccctacttcgacaaggagaagatgaagcccgaagccggcagccgccccttacccgcctacatcaagagcgtcctgtttcctccccagcgagggcggcagccggctcgcccggccatcgggggcacccgaggagtggctgtgtggtgcgactccagcaggatgtacgtgagggtcagtcggctcctgttcggcttcagctgtcggccatcggaggtgaccttgggcaactgcagcgtcagccgaaccacacgcctttacttctacttcatctacgggcttcacgagtgcggcaccgagcgatcg gttgtccagggccgcctggtgtactccaacactctccgctatgccccgccctcctccagtgcacctgtgcatcgcttcattcccttctctgtgccggtcaagtgctcctacaacag gttccactactcctacaaggttggctatgtccccacgtgggccaggagaaggaccttcttcaaggacctgaagaacaagcacagctttgtcctgctcaccaccaact cccactgggtccggctctctcctaaggatgagtacttcctgggtcagcccatgtacttccaggccactgcctactttgccacagCGGAGTAG